From a region of the Georgenia yuyongxinii genome:
- a CDS encoding TM2 domain-containing protein produces the protein MTSPTQPGPDESRGERQEGWQAPQDSSRDAVDNPAQGQAGFTDPVTGEPGYGQPGYGQPGYGQPGYGQPGYGQPGYGQPGYGQPGYGQPGYGQPGYGQPGYGQPGYGYGAYVDPYAKSRVLACVLGIFLGSLGIHNFYAGYMSRGWLQLGLNLGSWVLSIVTLGLFLPIAVLVLIGLEIWGIVEGILFATAQTGQYSTDATGRPLRN, from the coding sequence ATGACTTCCCCCACGCAGCCCGGGCCCGACGAGTCGCGCGGCGAGCGCCAGGAGGGATGGCAGGCGCCGCAAGACTCGTCACGAGACGCGGTCGACAACCCGGCGCAGGGGCAGGCTGGCTTCACAGACCCGGTCACCGGTGAACCCGGCTACGGCCAGCCCGGCTACGGTCAGCCCGGCTACGGCCAGCCCGGCTACGGCCAGCCCGGCTACGGCCAGCCCGGCTACGGCCAGCCCGGCTACGGCCAGCCCGGCTACGGCCAGCCCGGCTACGGCCAGCCCGGCTACGGCCAGCCCGGCTACGGCCAGCCCGGCTACGGTTACGGCGCTTACGTCGACCCCTACGCGAAGTCGCGCGTTCTCGCCTGCGTCCTGGGGATCTTCTTAGGCTCGCTGGGCATCCACAACTTCTACGCCGGGTACATGAGCCGCGGCTGGCTCCAGCTCGGCCTGAACCTGGGCAGCTGGGTGCTGAGCATCGTCACCCTCGGCCTGTTCCTCCCGATCGCCGTGCTGGTGCTGATCGGGCTGGAGATCTGGGGGATCGTCGAGGGCATCCTCTTCGCGACCGCCCAGACCGGTCAGTACAGCACCGACGCGACGGGGCGTCCGCTCAGGAACTAA
- the dcd gene encoding dCTP deaminase has product MLLSDRDIRAQIDAGRVKLDPYEPEMVQPASLDVRLDRLFRLFDNHKYPVIDPSQPQPELTRLVDTGPDTPLVLHPGEFVLGATYESVTLPDDIAARLEGKSSLGRLGLLTHSTAGFIDPGFTGHVTLELSNTATMPIMLWPGMKIGQLCFFKLSSAAEAPYGSGARGSRYQGQRGPTASRSHVNFQRTTIS; this is encoded by the coding sequence GTGCTGCTCTCTGACCGCGACATTCGTGCCCAGATCGACGCCGGCAGGGTCAAGCTCGACCCGTACGAGCCCGAGATGGTCCAGCCGGCCAGCCTCGACGTGCGCCTCGATCGGCTCTTCCGGCTGTTCGACAACCACAAGTACCCGGTCATCGACCCCTCTCAGCCGCAGCCCGAGCTCACCCGTCTGGTGGACACCGGCCCGGACACCCCCCTGGTGCTGCACCCGGGCGAGTTCGTCCTCGGTGCCACCTACGAGTCCGTGACGTTGCCGGACGACATTGCCGCCAGGCTGGAGGGCAAGTCGTCCCTCGGCCGGCTGGGCCTGCTCACCCACTCCACCGCCGGGTTCATCGACCCCGGCTTCACCGGGCACGTCACGCTCGAACTCTCGAACACCGCGACGATGCCAATCATGCTCTGGCCGGGCATGAAGATCGGCCAGCTCTGCTTCTTCAAGCTCAGCTCGGCGGCCGAGGCGCCCTACGGCTCCGGCGCCCGTGGCTCGCGCTACCAGGGGCAGCGTGGCCCGACGGCCTCGCGCTCCCATGTCAACTTCCAGCGCACCACCATCTCCTGA
- a CDS encoding YsnF/AvaK domain-containing protein, with product MTSITTTHIQQLANGKGAVVSDSGDKIGSIGQLFLDDVTGEPTWVTVKTGLFGTSESFIPLDRATAQGDDLRVPYDKAMVKDAPRVDADQHLTPQEEEDLYRYYGLDYATSGYGDTSGTTTGMAGTTGTTAGTAATTNTDRDRRDVDDASVIRSEERVDVGTRQREAGKVRLRKYVVTENVTKTVPVTREEVRLEREPVTAGDRVSGQIGDDVAEVTLHEDEVVVDKETVPVEKVSLGKDTVTEQREVTEQVRKERVETDTDRDVRR from the coding sequence ATGACTTCGATCACCACCACCCACATCCAGCAGCTCGCCAATGGCAAAGGGGCCGTTGTCTCCGACTCCGGCGACAAGATCGGCTCCATCGGGCAGCTGTTCCTGGACGACGTCACCGGCGAGCCGACCTGGGTCACCGTGAAGACCGGTCTCTTCGGCACCTCGGAGTCCTTCATCCCGCTCGACCGGGCAACGGCCCAGGGCGACGACCTCCGGGTGCCCTACGACAAGGCCATGGTCAAGGATGCCCCGCGGGTGGACGCGGACCAGCACCTCACCCCCCAGGAGGAGGAGGACCTCTACCGCTACTACGGCCTGGACTACGCGACGTCCGGGTACGGCGACACCTCTGGGACGACGACGGGCATGGCCGGCACGACCGGCACCACGGCAGGCACGGCCGCCACGACGAACACCGACCGCGACCGCCGCGACGTCGACGACGCCTCGGTGATCCGCTCGGAGGAGCGCGTGGACGTCGGCACCCGGCAGCGTGAGGCCGGCAAGGTCCGGCTGCGCAAGTACGTCGTCACCGAGAACGTCACCAAGACCGTGCCGGTCACCCGTGAAGAGGTCCGCCTCGAGCGTGAGCCCGTGACCGCGGGCGACCGCGTCTCGGGCCAGATCGGGGATGACGTCGCGGAGGTGACGCTCCACGAGGACGAGGTGGTCGTGGACAAGGAAACCGTGCCCGTTGAGAAGGTCTCCCTCGGCAAGGACACGGTGACCGAGCAGCGCGAGGTCACCGAGCAGGTTCGCAAGGAGCGGGTGGAGACCGACACGGACCGCGACGTGCGCCGGTGA
- a CDS encoding M1 family metallopeptidase, translating to MDVARRRGAHATLATVAVLASALALSSAATAAPGKPGEPRYSAGAAGAGDPYFPLAGNGGIDVQHYDLDLRYTPPAPAPAPLEGRLTAVATIDLTATQDLDQFNLDLRGLTATSVTVDGKPASFTQPGALAVERPEGSTPQPNELVITPRPKLKEGRTAEVVIEYGGTTKQPVDIEGVPYGWVTTRDGAMVASEPEGSATWFPVSDHPTDKATFTFDVTVPEGLVAVANGDLTGDTTTGGWTTWSWDAPDLMAPYLATATVGNFELAEYTTEAGVPIIDAVDRDIAGTNRTTTVATLALTGEMMKFFEHVYGEYPFIAYGSIVDDDSLGYALETQTRSLFSRRATEGTAAHELAHSWVGNAVSPERWADIWLNEGWATYSEWLWAEHRGGATAQAAFETVMEIPADDEFWDVVVADPGPTGLFLAAIYDRGAATIHALRVKIGDKAFFELTHEWVDRHDDATATTADFEALAEEISGQDLDAFFAAWLHTPEKPTDW from the coding sequence ATGGACGTCGCCCGTCGACGCGGGGCACACGCCACGCTCGCCACCGTTGCCGTGCTCGCCTCCGCACTGGCGCTCAGCTCGGCCGCCACCGCCGCGCCCGGCAAGCCCGGCGAGCCGCGCTATTCCGCCGGTGCTGCGGGCGCCGGTGACCCGTACTTCCCTCTTGCGGGCAACGGCGGCATCGATGTCCAGCACTACGACCTCGACCTTCGGTACACCCCGCCGGCCCCCGCGCCGGCCCCGCTCGAGGGCCGGCTCACGGCGGTCGCCACCATCGATCTCACCGCCACCCAGGACCTGGACCAGTTCAACCTCGATCTCCGCGGCCTCACCGCGACGTCCGTGACCGTCGACGGCAAGCCGGCCTCGTTCACCCAGCCCGGCGCCCTCGCGGTCGAGCGGCCCGAGGGCTCAACGCCTCAACCGAACGAGCTCGTCATCACGCCGCGGCCCAAGCTGAAGGAGGGCCGTACGGCCGAGGTGGTGATCGAGTACGGCGGCACGACCAAACAGCCTGTCGACATCGAGGGCGTGCCGTACGGCTGGGTGACCACCCGGGACGGCGCGATGGTGGCGAGCGAGCCGGAGGGGTCGGCGACGTGGTTCCCCGTCAGCGACCACCCGACGGACAAGGCGACGTTCACGTTCGACGTCACGGTGCCCGAGGGGCTCGTGGCCGTCGCCAACGGCGACCTCACTGGTGACACGACCACCGGCGGCTGGACCACGTGGTCCTGGGACGCCCCGGACCTGATGGCTCCGTACCTCGCCACGGCGACCGTGGGCAACTTCGAGCTGGCCGAGTACACGACGGAGGCGGGCGTGCCGATCATCGACGCCGTCGACCGCGACATCGCCGGCACCAACCGCACGACCACCGTCGCGACGCTCGCCCTGACCGGCGAGATGATGAAGTTCTTCGAGCATGTCTACGGCGAGTACCCCTTCATCGCCTACGGCTCGATCGTCGACGACGACTCCCTCGGGTATGCCCTCGAGACGCAGACCCGGTCGCTGTTCTCCCGCCGCGCCACCGAGGGCACTGCCGCGCACGAGCTCGCGCACTCCTGGGTGGGAAACGCCGTCAGCCCAGAGCGCTGGGCCGACATCTGGCTCAACGAGGGCTGGGCCACCTACAGCGAGTGGCTCTGGGCCGAGCACCGCGGCGGCGCCACGGCACAGGCCGCCTTCGAGACTGTCATGGAGATCCCCGCCGACGACGAGTTCTGGGACGTCGTCGTCGCGGACCCCGGTCCCACGGGCCTGTTCCTGGCGGCGATCTACGACCGCGGCGCCGCCACAATCCACGCCCTGCGCGTCAAGATCGGCGACAAGGCCTTCTTCGAGCTGACCCACGAGTGGGTCGACCGCCACGACGACGCCACCGCGACCACGGCCGACTTCGAGGCCCTGGCCGAGGAGATCTCCGGGCAGGACCTCGACGCCTTCTTCGCCGCTTGGCTGCACACCCCGGAGAAGCCGACCGACTGGTAG
- a CDS encoding VOC family protein: protein MDFRLELVQVPVSDVDRAIAFYTEKAGFVLDHDHDVGGGIRFVQLTPPGSPASISFGSGLTAMTPGSLEGLQMVVTDIEAARAELAGRGLAVSEIQDLPWGSFVFFSDPDGNGWAVQQITPRDPAEA, encoded by the coding sequence ATGGACTTTCGCCTCGAGCTCGTCCAGGTGCCGGTCTCCGACGTCGACCGCGCCATCGCGTTCTACACCGAGAAGGCCGGGTTCGTGCTCGACCACGACCACGACGTGGGTGGCGGGATCCGCTTCGTCCAGCTCACGCCCCCAGGTTCGCCGGCGTCGATCTCGTTCGGCTCCGGCCTGACGGCCATGACGCCCGGGTCGCTCGAGGGGCTGCAGATGGTGGTCACCGACATCGAGGCCGCCCGCGCGGAGCTTGCGGGGCGCGGGCTCGCCGTGAGCGAGATCCAGGACCTGCCCTGGGGCTCCTTCGTCTTCTTCAGCGACCCGGACGGCAACGGCTGGGCGGTGCAGCAGATCACCCCGCGCGACCCCGCCGAGGCGTGA